Proteins encoded by one window of Nicotiana tabacum cultivar K326 chromosome 10, ASM71507v2, whole genome shotgun sequence:
- the LOC107774680 gene encoding uncharacterized protein LOC107774680 yields MVVLLMSINKIEAYANELRISNPGSDVIINTSKDALAEGNRRFSWMYIYFHALKVGFKSGLRPFVGLDGTFLKGKVKGQLLVVVTLDSLKYFYPIAWAIVEKKSYLELITWNWFLTLLKHSLDLKLEEGFTFISDMQKSVKEKQPKGGGKTKKRPRSLIDEDSDGSMTRSTPSARLTIEEELHLTTPQPSQLS; encoded by the exons ATGGTAGTTTTGTTGATGAGTATTAACAAAATAGAGGCATATGCTAATGAATTGAGAATAAGTAATCCAGGAAGTGATGTCATAATTAACACATCCAAGGATGCACTTGCTGAAGGTAATAGGAGATTTTCTTGGATGTATATCTATTTTCATGCTCTAAAGGTGGGGTTTAAGAGTGGGCTAAGACCCTTTGTTGGCTTGGATGGAACATTCTTGAAAGGAAAAGTAAAAGGCCAACTCTTAGTTGTTGTTACTCTTGACTCACTGAAGTATTTTTATCCTATAGCTTGGGCTATTGtggaaaaaaaaagttatttggAACTGATTACCTGGAATTGGTTCTTGACCTTGCTGAAGCATTCATTAGACCTCAAGTTGGAAGAAGGATTCACATTTATATCAGACATGCAGAAg TCTGTTAAAGAAAAACAGCCAAAGGGTGGTGGTAAGACAAAGAAGAGGCCAAGATCATTGATTGATGAAGACAGCGATGGAAGCATGACCAGATCTACACCTTCTGCAAGGCTAACTATTGAAGAAGAGCTGCACTTAACAACACCCCAACCCAGTCAATTGAGTTAA